A single Cupriavidus sp. D39 DNA region contains:
- a CDS encoding DUF1566 domain-containing protein, whose amino-acid sequence MIQVAENVTFPLGDAQVTMPVKAIARAFLDSIAAPVVAPPANRPALAAGELYAGLILGKDGAPDHHLILLPDSAEDVTWEQAKEWAAAAGGELPTRREQSLLFANLKEEFESAWYWSGEQYAGPSNYAWLQNFSVGAQYYGRKSYEFRARAVRRLVL is encoded by the coding sequence ATGATACAAGTCGCAGAAAACGTGACGTTCCCTCTTGGCGATGCCCAGGTGACGATGCCGGTCAAGGCGATCGCGAGAGCGTTCCTGGACAGCATCGCAGCGCCCGTCGTGGCGCCGCCGGCAAACCGCCCCGCCCTTGCTGCCGGCGAGCTCTATGCTGGCCTGATCCTTGGCAAGGATGGAGCGCCGGATCACCACCTGATCTTGCTGCCGGACTCAGCCGAGGACGTCACCTGGGAACAGGCCAAGGAATGGGCAGCTGCCGCCGGCGGCGAGCTGCCCACGCGTCGCGAACAGTCGCTGCTCTTCGCCAACCTCAAGGAGGAGTTCGAGTCTGCCTGGTACTGGTCCGGCGAGCAGTACGCGGGCCCCTCTAACTACGCGTGGCTTCAGAACTTCAGCGTTGGCGCCCAGTACTACGGCCGCAAGAGCTACGAGTTTCGCGCCCGCGCCGTCCGCAGATTAGTCCTTTGA
- a CDS encoding DUF1566 domain-containing protein, giving the protein MNAVTAVEASAVRNTITQAAVAALVAGDPLGGGFYAGQIRQGEEIYALVVAPKDGGEHDDIVWNSDRSRVEGALSYFDGAANTVAMAEAGSDLAKWALGLQINGYHDWRLPARDEAEIIYRNLKPTAGNYAGFRDGENPSSVPVGYPYTEKSPAQTSAAAFQAGGAEAFEEAWYWTSTQYAGSSSHAWGQGFDDGGQNHLHKSNEFRARAVRRLLVIQ; this is encoded by the coding sequence ATGAACGCAGTCACAGCAGTTGAAGCAAGCGCAGTGCGCAACACGATCACCCAAGCAGCCGTCGCTGCCCTTGTTGCCGGCGATCCGCTCGGCGGTGGTTTCTACGCAGGCCAGATCCGCCAGGGCGAAGAAATCTATGCCCTGGTCGTCGCACCGAAGGACGGTGGCGAGCATGACGACATCGTCTGGAACAGCGACCGCAGCCGCGTTGAGGGCGCGCTCAGCTACTTCGACGGCGCGGCTAACACCGTTGCCATGGCCGAAGCCGGCAGCGATCTGGCCAAGTGGGCGCTCGGCCTGCAGATCAACGGCTACCACGACTGGCGGCTGCCGGCGCGAGATGAGGCGGAGATCATCTATCGCAACCTCAAGCCGACCGCAGGCAACTACGCCGGCTTCCGCGATGGCGAGAACCCTAGCAGCGTGCCCGTGGGCTACCCCTACACCGAGAAATCGCCCGCACAGACCAGCGCGGCCGCGTTTCAGGCTGGCGGTGCGGAAGCATTCGAAGAGGCCTGGTATTGGACGTCAACGCAGTACGCGGGCAGCTCTAGCCACGCGTGGGGTCAGGGCTTCGACGATGGCGGCCAGAACCACCTCCACAAGAGCAACGAGTTTCGCGCCCGCGCCGTCCGCAGATTGTTGGTCATTCAGTAA
- a CDS encoding DUF1566 domain-containing protein → MIQVAENVTFPLGDAQVTMPVKAIARAFLDSIAAPVVAPPANRPALAAGELYAGLILGKDGAPDHHLILLPDSAEDVTWEQAKEWAAAAGGELPTRREQSLLFANLKEEFESAWYWSGEQYAGTSTNAWGQHFLGGSQGNYHKLNEFRARAVRRLLVIQ, encoded by the coding sequence ATGATACAAGTCGCAGAAAACGTGACGTTCCCTCTTGGCGATGCCCAGGTGACGATGCCGGTCAAGGCGATCGCGAGAGCGTTCCTGGACAGCATCGCAGCGCCCGTCGTGGCGCCGCCGGCAAACCGCCCCGCCCTTGCTGCCGGCGAGCTCTATGCTGGCCTGATCCTTGGCAAGGATGGAGCGCCGGATCACCACCTGATCTTGCTGCCGGACTCAGCCGAGGACGTCACCTGGGAACAGGCCAAGGAATGGGCAGCTGCCGCCGGCGGCGAGCTGCCCACGCGTCGCGAACAGTCGCTGCTCTTCGCCAACCTCAAGGAGGAGTTCGAGTCTGCCTGGTACTGGTCCGGCGAGCAGTACGCGGGCACCTCTACCAACGCGTGGGGTCAGCACTTCCTCGGTGGCAGCCAGGGCAACTACCACAAGCTCAACGAGTTTCGCGCCCGCGCCGTCCGCAGATTGTTGGTCATTCAGTAA
- a CDS encoding four helix bundle protein, which produces MAIHTSLPIYKVAYDLLDAVTDLTKNMPRDYKASIGGTIRDECVKITVLIFRANTAREKAPHLMDLIERLQVAELLLRLSVDKRLISKPQYAKTVLLTNSIGKQANGWRRSASSPVA; this is translated from the coding sequence ATGGCCATCCATACCAGTCTCCCGATCTACAAGGTGGCGTACGACCTGCTCGACGCCGTCACGGACCTCACCAAAAACATGCCCCGCGACTACAAGGCATCGATTGGCGGAACCATCCGTGATGAGTGCGTGAAGATCACTGTCCTGATATTTCGGGCGAACACGGCACGCGAGAAGGCTCCGCATCTCATGGACCTGATCGAGCGCCTGCAGGTGGCCGAGCTTCTGTTGCGCCTGTCCGTGGATAAGCGCCTCATCTCGAAGCCTCAGTACGCAAAGACTGTATTGCTCACCAACAGCATCGGGAAGCAAGCCAATGGATGGCGAAGGTCCGCATCGTCGCCTGTTGCATAA